A stretch of the Streptomyces sp. WMMB303 genome encodes the following:
- a CDS encoding PQQ-binding-like beta-propeller repeat protein, producing the protein MPPPTDPIPADAPTPSTSPQILGGYSLVERLDTESDGICRWLALASDGLPTIVIAPEERWCADSAYRQRFWAEAKNSQRLAGRWDATIARVSPAGSLKPWISYDCGPALPLDTALSVNGGPLEEVLVGSLATALAEALWSAHTRGLVYAGISTRSVLLTRTGPVLTGYGLVRAAAVEGADRRSVPGVDEASLPPEQRTGGRPLPAGDVHALASVLLRAMPEGQDWMGGDSFVTLSEVAHRCLAADPARRPDAGEVLREFRSLTSGSGFTLPKPVAVALDEQAARAFAHPGSGSSTGRSEQPTPARPPRTVGPRSRYSSRRLVLTAALPAAAGLVVGAGGALGWRSARDQERPDMDRIPRGVAPAPLWRRKSSVIEPSALAVVDDSTVISGAGAGADGLVAFDVRTGRKLWEREDIASSRLLDMGEGWLLTSADGDGRFSLVSTRTGVVKWHERRYTGNGHGHLSMAMVLGSRNGVLFFMAADRRIIGEEKFSAVAYRIRDRKELWRTPVPDGFGDYFVLPGGGAAGPALSGSTLLLANTGVKGSSKGDLAYLALDLRSGRRKWRRTYEGVGKGAGWLALPMGEDLLVVAGGGSVRGLNPPDGRERWRLPVSDAACSGSAVGRGTLYVGNADSTIYAVDARQGKQHWHWKQSAGEKKPFVVSGMMLSASGRTLFRSSPLETEAFDTRDGAPRWRLAMAHSAVAGRPGVPVASATGVVLVTTDDSLYALPVD; encoded by the coding sequence ATGCCGCCCCCCACGGATCCGATACCGGCCGACGCCCCGACCCCGTCGACGAGTCCTCAGATACTGGGCGGATACTCCCTCGTCGAAAGGCTCGACACCGAATCCGACGGCATATGCCGATGGCTCGCCCTTGCGTCGGACGGCCTCCCCACGATTGTGATCGCGCCCGAAGAACGGTGGTGTGCCGACTCCGCATACCGGCAGCGCTTCTGGGCGGAAGCGAAGAATTCCCAACGGCTCGCCGGGCGATGGGATGCGACGATCGCGCGAGTCTCGCCGGCCGGGTCGCTGAAACCGTGGATATCCTACGACTGCGGCCCCGCTCTGCCTCTGGACACCGCCCTGTCGGTGAACGGCGGTCCCCTTGAGGAAGTTCTGGTGGGCAGTTTGGCGACGGCGTTGGCCGAGGCGCTGTGGAGCGCCCACACTCGTGGCCTGGTGTACGCGGGCATCTCCACTCGGTCGGTGCTCTTGACCCGGACCGGCCCGGTCCTCACCGGCTACGGACTGGTACGAGCCGCCGCAGTGGAGGGGGCCGACCGACGGAGTGTGCCGGGAGTCGACGAGGCAAGTCTGCCGCCGGAACAGCGGACCGGCGGCCGCCCGCTGCCGGCGGGTGATGTCCATGCGCTGGCGTCAGTTCTCCTGCGCGCCATGCCCGAGGGACAAGACTGGATGGGGGGCGACTCGTTCGTGACACTCAGCGAGGTCGCGCATCGGTGTCTCGCAGCAGATCCGGCCCGCCGGCCGGATGCGGGAGAAGTGCTCCGTGAATTCCGTTCCCTGACGTCCGGGTCGGGCTTCACGCTGCCGAAGCCGGTTGCAGTGGCGCTGGACGAGCAGGCTGCGCGAGCCTTCGCGCACCCTGGGTCGGGCAGTTCTACGGGCCGGTCGGAACAGCCCACCCCGGCTCGCCCCCCTCGAACAGTCGGCCCCCGGTCGCGGTACTCGTCTCGCCGGCTTGTACTCACGGCGGCTCTACCGGCTGCGGCGGGGCTCGTCGTCGGTGCGGGAGGAGCTCTCGGATGGCGGTCCGCCCGGGACCAGGAGCGTCCCGACATGGACCGGATACCGCGCGGGGTGGCCCCTGCGCCGTTGTGGCGTCGGAAGAGCTCGGTCATCGAGCCGAGTGCGTTGGCCGTCGTGGATGACAGCACCGTCATTTCCGGAGCCGGCGCCGGTGCCGATGGGTTGGTCGCCTTCGACGTCCGCACCGGCAGGAAACTGTGGGAGCGGGAGGACATCGCGTCCTCGCGGCTCCTCGACATGGGCGAAGGGTGGCTCCTCACTTCCGCGGATGGTGACGGCCGGTTCAGTCTCGTCTCGACGCGTACCGGAGTGGTCAAATGGCACGAGCGGAGATATACCGGAAACGGCCATGGGCATCTGTCCATGGCCATGGTGCTGGGCAGCCGGAACGGTGTGCTGTTCTTCATGGCTGCTGACAGGAGGATCATCGGCGAAGAGAAGTTCTCGGCTGTCGCCTACCGGATCCGGGACCGCAAAGAGCTGTGGCGGACACCTGTACCTGATGGGTTCGGAGACTACTTCGTGCTTCCCGGCGGAGGAGCGGCGGGACCGGCGCTGTCGGGCTCTACGCTGCTCTTGGCCAACACAGGTGTGAAGGGGTCAAGCAAGGGCGATCTGGCGTACCTCGCACTCGACCTGCGCAGCGGCCGGAGGAAGTGGCGCCGGACCTACGAGGGGGTCGGGAAGGGTGCCGGCTGGCTTGCTCTACCGATGGGGGAAGACCTGCTCGTGGTCGCAGGCGGGGGCAGTGTGCGAGGTCTGAACCCACCCGACGGGAGGGAACGATGGAGACTGCCGGTGAGCGATGCCGCCTGCTCCGGCTCGGCCGTGGGGCGGGGGACGCTGTACGTCGGCAACGCCGACTCGACGATCTACGCCGTGGACGCCCGGCAGGGGAAGCAGCACTGGCACTGGAAGCAGAGCGCGGGTGAGAAGAAGCCGTTCGTCGTCTCCGGGATGATGCTCAGCGCATCGGGCCGCACGCTGTTCAGGTCCAGTCCCCTGGAAACCGAGGCTTTCGACACTCGGGACGGCGCCCCGAGATGGCGGCTCGCCATGGCGCACAGCGCAGTGGCCGGGCGCCCGGGCGTGCCGGTGGCCAGCGCCACGGGTGTCGTACTGGTCACCACGGACGACAGCCTCTACGCGCTTCCGGTGGACTGA
- a CDS encoding WXG100 family type VII secretion target: MGMNGADLERLRELAGKFDGDATQLQGLITRLQSACNDSGSYWTGGKAQQFRGEWESLKPTFDKFVETLREAGRAARTNADNIDHATN; encoded by the coding sequence ATGGGAATGAACGGCGCCGACCTTGAGCGGCTGCGGGAGCTCGCGGGGAAGTTCGACGGCGACGCGACCCAGCTGCAGGGGCTGATCACCAGGCTGCAGTCGGCCTGCAACGACAGCGGTAGCTACTGGACCGGTGGCAAGGCGCAGCAGTTCCGCGGTGAGTGGGAGAGCCTGAAGCCGACGTTCGACAAGTTCGTGGAGACGCTGCGGGAAGCGGGGCGCGCCGCGCGGACCAACGCGGACAACATCGACCACGCCACCAACTGA
- a CDS encoding PQQ-binding-like beta-propeller repeat protein: MERLRQDDPRRLGPYGVLGRLDRAGSEVRPTSRRFLGRSADGDRTVLISTVRARTADAASLHRFRAEALAAQQITADTPWLLPVSEVSGPAEPSVPPWNAAPYRPALPLPTVVETCGPLPLRTVLAVGTALGEALEHLHAAGRAHAGITADAVLLTGEGPRLGGYGAARVSAPDGEPRTAHPFLAPEQITGGRPRPPGDVYALAAVLRYAVTGRLSAIGTAAEPSVPDPAELTALLRACLAADPSDRPSAAEFLRRLPRCGTGANVEAEGHSPRTVEPARPGGSQSRGGPGSTVPDGGPAPGRDTQLDNGASRAAGLLVPGWLPKRVSAALAVQTAAVLAAETDEDPSPAPASAPVPTQADGAAPADGSPPPPAPRDPAAATTTRRPRAPSRRSLLTAAGAGAAGVAVGGSFTWAVTDQKPPVLSPAEQLEREHPSRKRLKGAPPTPRWRYDFTEPARKFSPLLWQDKVALLADGTAATGIDIRTGEEIWRHTDTSPSGRAWPLHNGLILLAGSEDLLVLDPRDGEIRWRSERYRKGGPSPCEAVLAAQGTVVWLVVGNQGSVDRRTVVAYDIRAERERWTSPLLAGYQDCHLLADALVVVTGAKGGAQRVTAFDRKTGDRTWSRTYETVKASRLSTIATPATLVATEKGTLRGFGLRKSAAKEQWMVEAEEVGGKQPAFGTPISRRGTVYVADTGCTVYRVEGETGDVTWSSRSSLREPAPHRKPPRAAVTPDGRLLLTADDAEVAAFDTARGVLLWRFTDLPTGSGRVLRPRRVALGDTHVLVLSGGSAYALPVSRD; the protein is encoded by the coding sequence ATGGAACGGCTGCGCCAGGACGATCCACGGCGGCTGGGACCGTACGGAGTCCTCGGCCGGCTGGACCGCGCGGGGAGCGAAGTCCGCCCCACCTCGCGTCGCTTCCTCGGCCGCTCCGCCGACGGCGATCGGACGGTTCTCATCTCGACCGTGCGTGCCCGGACCGCCGACGCCGCCTCCCTGCACCGGTTCCGGGCCGAGGCCCTGGCCGCCCAGCAGATCACCGCCGATACCCCCTGGCTGCTGCCGGTCAGCGAAGTGAGCGGGCCGGCCGAACCCTCGGTGCCGCCCTGGAACGCGGCGCCGTACCGTCCCGCCCTGCCCCTGCCGACAGTTGTCGAGACCTGCGGGCCGTTGCCGCTCCGCACCGTGCTCGCCGTGGGCACCGCGCTCGGCGAGGCGCTCGAGCACCTGCACGCTGCCGGGCGGGCCCATGCGGGGATCACGGCTGATGCGGTCCTGCTGACCGGTGAGGGACCCCGCCTCGGAGGCTACGGCGCGGCCCGGGTCTCCGCTCCAGACGGCGAACCCCGCACCGCGCACCCCTTTCTCGCCCCGGAGCAGATCACCGGCGGACGCCCCCGCCCGCCGGGGGACGTGTACGCGCTGGCTGCCGTCCTCCGCTACGCGGTGACGGGACGGCTGAGCGCGATCGGAACGGCGGCGGAACCGAGTGTCCCCGACCCTGCTGAGCTGACCGCCCTCCTCCGCGCCTGCCTGGCGGCCGACCCGTCCGATCGTCCGTCGGCGGCCGAGTTCCTCCGGCGGCTGCCTCGCTGCGGCACGGGCGCGAACGTCGAGGCAGAGGGCCACTCTCCGCGAACGGTCGAACCGGCGCGGCCCGGAGGCTCACAGTCGCGCGGCGGCCCCGGCAGCACGGTGCCGGACGGTGGCCCCGCGCCGGGCCGGGACACGCAACTGGACAACGGCGCCAGCCGCGCGGCCGGTCTCCTGGTACCGGGGTGGCTGCCGAAGAGAGTGAGCGCGGCCCTCGCCGTGCAGACGGCAGCCGTCCTCGCGGCCGAGACCGACGAGGACCCGTCTCCTGCACCCGCTTCCGCCCCTGTCCCGACCCAGGCGGACGGCGCCGCACCGGCCGACGGCTCGCCCCCGCCCCCCGCCCCCCGAGACCCGGCAGCCGCCACCACCACAAGGCGCCCCCGGGCGCCGTCCCGTCGCTCCCTCCTCACCGCCGCAGGAGCCGGCGCCGCGGGCGTCGCCGTCGGCGGCTCCTTCACCTGGGCGGTGACCGACCAGAAACCTCCCGTCCTCTCCCCGGCGGAACAGCTGGAGCGCGAACACCCGTCCCGCAAACGACTCAAGGGCGCACCGCCCACTCCGCGGTGGCGCTACGACTTCACCGAGCCGGCCAGGAAGTTCAGCCCCCTGCTGTGGCAGGACAAGGTCGCCCTCCTGGCCGACGGGACAGCCGCCACCGGCATCGACATACGCACCGGGGAGGAGATCTGGCGCCATACGGACACCTCTCCCTCCGGCCGGGCATGGCCCCTCCACAACGGTCTGATCCTCCTCGCCGGCTCCGAGGACCTGCTCGTGCTCGACCCCCGTGACGGCGAGATCCGATGGCGCTCGGAGCGCTACCGAAAGGGTGGTCCGAGCCCCTGCGAGGCAGTCCTCGCCGCACAGGGAACGGTCGTCTGGCTCGTCGTGGGAAACCAAGGCTCGGTCGACCGCCGTACCGTCGTCGCCTACGACATTCGGGCGGAGCGCGAGCGCTGGACCAGCCCACTCCTCGCCGGATACCAGGATTGCCACCTGCTCGCGGACGCCCTCGTGGTGGTGACTGGGGCGAAGGGCGGAGCACAGCGCGTCACTGCCTTCGACCGGAAGACCGGCGACCGCACCTGGTCGCGGACGTACGAGACTGTCAAGGCGAGCCGGCTCAGCACGATCGCCACCCCAGCCACGCTGGTGGCCACTGAGAAGGGCACACTGCGCGGGTTCGGGCTGCGGAAGTCCGCCGCCAAGGAGCAGTGGATGGTCGAAGCAGAGGAGGTCGGGGGCAAACAGCCGGCCTTCGGCACCCCCATCTCGCGGCGGGGCACGGTGTACGTCGCGGACACCGGCTGCACCGTGTACCGAGTCGAGGGCGAAACCGGGGATGTCACATGGAGCTCTCGAAGCTCTCTCCGCGAACCGGCTCCCCACCGCAAGCCCCCGCGGGCGGCTGTCACACCCGACGGTCGCCTGCTGCTCACCGCTGACGACGCCGAGGTGGCCGCTTTCGACACGGCTCGGGGCGTTCTGCTGTGGCGCTTCACCGATCTGCCGACCGGATCGGGCCGAGTTCTGCGGCCTCGTCGCGTGGCACTCGGCGACACACACGTGCTGGTCCTCAGCGGGGGCAGCGCCTACGCGCTTCCGGTCAGCAGGGATTGA
- a CDS encoding PQQ-binding-like beta-propeller repeat protein: MAMISSLTHEDPEQLGSYRLIARLGSGGMGTVYLGRSPRGRLVALKTMHPDLATELQFRTRFRLETDAARIIGGHHGAQVFDADPLAETPWLATEYVLGPPLDDAVAVCGPLPENAVRALGTRLCGSLAQLHASDVVHRDLKPSNILLTATGPKVIDFGIARASGDDRLTRTGSAAGTPAFMSPEQATGQEHTPDGDVFALAGVLVFACTGHGPFGTGQAADLLYRVRYSEPDLSEVPAGLVSVLAHCLAKDPEQRPGTTRLAALLRHGSDGGHGPEDHDEYTDSLPDAVHADILRRSTAVWEIHASRPASPANLSAEEAAVPKNVVRTRRQALTIAGGGLAAVAAAGGAWAWARARENPAKDFAEPAPPAAEHMSAPEPRWERDLSSPGVSSLLGVGARVCVMGAGGSLFLLSAAGETIAAQKDVWSAVLGGGRLYGLQGSAAQLRTWDADEDGFGDPVADVRDLMGGSGPDSAAILAAHRGIVLVRAEEAHDERRCAALDADTGRTRWRGKIANDTAALATADRLIVLASSSEQKVWAVEAATGKRVWEKKFSLAYGREVSCSGVDRHGNVYLNLHEIHAVRVADGRTMWRFGKGRKHSTDSSGTVEYGAPVSVGGTVYSLESGNGVVALDVRSGQLRWEIKTQVASRISPDAVPVVGNRYVYFPSDGPAPVTAMDCNERKVSWTLAGKGGEATPSLLAHRRSRQLVVALGSRVLGLPLN; this comes from the coding sequence ATGGCGATGATCTCTTCATTGACCCATGAGGACCCTGAACAGCTCGGCAGCTACCGACTCATCGCCCGCCTCGGCAGTGGCGGAATGGGGACTGTCTATCTCGGCCGATCCCCTCGTGGTCGACTCGTCGCCCTCAAGACGATGCACCCAGACCTGGCCACAGAACTGCAGTTCCGCACCCGCTTCCGGTTGGAGACGGACGCGGCCCGCATCATCGGCGGCCACCATGGGGCGCAGGTCTTCGATGCTGATCCGCTTGCCGAGACTCCGTGGCTGGCGACCGAGTACGTCCTGGGGCCGCCGCTTGACGATGCCGTCGCGGTGTGCGGGCCGCTGCCCGAGAATGCGGTCCGTGCGCTGGGAACTCGGCTGTGCGGCTCCCTCGCTCAACTCCATGCCTCGGACGTGGTTCACCGCGATCTGAAGCCTTCGAACATTCTGCTCACCGCCACCGGACCGAAGGTCATCGACTTCGGCATCGCACGGGCGTCCGGCGACGATCGACTGACCCGCACCGGGTCGGCTGCGGGCACTCCTGCCTTCATGTCACCGGAGCAGGCGACTGGTCAGGAACACACGCCCGACGGGGATGTTTTCGCACTGGCTGGTGTCCTGGTCTTCGCCTGCACCGGCCATGGACCGTTTGGCACCGGCCAGGCTGCGGATCTGCTCTATCGTGTCCGCTACAGCGAACCGGACCTCTCCGAGGTACCGGCTGGGCTGGTTTCCGTTCTGGCCCACTGCCTGGCCAAGGACCCTGAGCAGCGCCCTGGAACCACCCGGCTGGCCGCTCTGCTGCGACACGGTTCAGATGGCGGACACGGACCGGAGGATCACGATGAGTACACCGACTCGTTGCCCGATGCTGTCCACGCCGACATCCTTCGACGCAGCACAGCGGTCTGGGAGATCCATGCCTCACGTCCGGCCTCTCCGGCGAACTTGTCCGCAGAAGAGGCTGCGGTTCCGAAGAACGTTGTCCGTACGCGCCGCCAGGCACTCACCATTGCTGGCGGCGGCTTAGCTGCGGTCGCTGCGGCCGGAGGAGCCTGGGCCTGGGCCCGGGCGAGGGAGAATCCGGCGAAGGACTTCGCGGAACCCGCCCCGCCTGCGGCTGAACACATGTCCGCTCCGGAGCCTCGCTGGGAACGGGACCTGTCAAGCCCTGGCGTGAGCAGCTTGTTGGGAGTCGGCGCACGCGTGTGTGTGATGGGCGCCGGCGGAAGCCTCTTCCTGCTCTCCGCCGCAGGGGAGACGATCGCCGCCCAGAAGGACGTGTGGTCTGCGGTCCTCGGAGGCGGACGGCTCTACGGACTGCAAGGCTCCGCAGCGCAGTTGCGCACATGGGATGCAGATGAAGACGGGTTCGGCGATCCCGTGGCCGATGTGCGCGATCTCATGGGCGGGTCAGGCCCGGACAGCGCTGCCATACTCGCCGCTCACCGGGGCATTGTGCTGGTACGGGCCGAGGAGGCTCACGACGAGCGCCGTTGTGCCGCGCTGGACGCGGACACGGGCAGGACCCGCTGGCGGGGGAAGATCGCCAATGACACAGCAGCCTTGGCGACGGCCGACCGGCTGATCGTCCTCGCCAGCTCCTCCGAGCAGAAGGTGTGGGCAGTCGAGGCAGCGACCGGCAAGAGAGTCTGGGAGAAGAAGTTCTCGCTCGCCTACGGGCGCGAAGTTTCATGCTCCGGTGTCGACCGACACGGAAATGTCTATCTGAACCTCCACGAGATTCACGCCGTGCGCGTGGCGGACGGCAGGACGATGTGGCGCTTCGGCAAGGGGAGGAAGCACAGTACCGACTCTTCAGGCACGGTGGAGTACGGTGCTCCGGTCTCCGTGGGGGGAACCGTGTACTCGCTGGAGAGCGGCAACGGCGTTGTCGCTCTGGATGTCAGGAGCGGGCAACTGAGGTGGGAGATCAAAACGCAGGTCGCGTCCCGCATTTCTCCCGATGCCGTGCCCGTCGTAGGTAACCGGTACGTGTACTTCCCGTCCGACGGACCTGCTCCGGTCACCGCGATGGACTGCAATGAACGGAAGGTGAGCTGGACCCTTGCCGGAAAGGGGGGCGAAGCCACCCCCTCGCTGCTCGCCCACCGGCGTTCGCGGCAACTCGTCGTCGCCCTCGGCAGCCGGGTCCTCGGCCTGCCCTTGAACTGA
- a CDS encoding serine/threonine-protein kinase: MHPLGTGDPLRLGPYRLVGVLGAGGMGKVYLGRDTAGKPAALKVLRPELAHDAAMAQRFVREAQAASAVRSGGVARVLGAQTEGGRPWIATEFLAGPTVDESVERHGPLREAAVRALGAALGRTLHEIHAAGLVHRDLKPSNIVLTAEGPRVIDFGIARPEHGLTLTTTGQVPVTPGYGPPEQVLGQRVGPAADVFALGAVLTWAATGERAFTGEHVAAVQYEVVHGQPRLGTLPPGLQPLVGACLDKAAGRRPAPDRLARALAPPRGADRAWREGALGEDIAERERTARRLTALPADEPAASGGLPAGKPSRRRLLTALASGGALLAAGGAGAWYWLGGDEDGEGEVEGPHRWDAEPLSGYESGKPPDPLWGPFAVAAEEGPDPLPVADVVVVAGKGGGLHAYDVRNGRRRWKTGSSVAAGSARLLVSAEERPTMLGVGEAGEVVGLDPEAEGSQRWSADTGVATLLAADATAVYLVTGSGRLRAVSLTSRKALWTVPLPVGSTDERGARAAVGRGRLVVHGTDGKVAGVDTASGRTVWGPRKQSEDGTALVPAIGGSTVYLGGDRLTALALSDGSVKWAEPAGGDGGWGAPALRGKVLYASNETDLEARGTADGAAKWTVTLNTTALPPEPPTLQRHTAWLPLYEDGADGIAAVDTRNGAQAWTFVQGAAGPWQTASAGNRVFLLQGGTVTAMPVF; encoded by the coding sequence ATGCACCCCCTCGGCACCGGTGACCCCCTCCGTCTCGGCCCCTACCGTCTGGTCGGGGTGCTCGGCGCCGGGGGGATGGGGAAGGTGTATCTGGGGCGGGACACCGCGGGGAAGCCGGCCGCGCTGAAGGTGCTGCGGCCCGAGCTGGCGCACGACGCCGCGATGGCGCAGCGCTTCGTCCGGGAGGCGCAGGCCGCGAGCGCGGTCCGCAGCGGCGGCGTGGCGCGGGTGCTGGGGGCGCAGACCGAGGGCGGGCGCCCCTGGATCGCCACCGAGTTCCTCGCCGGGCCCACCGTGGACGAGTCCGTGGAGCGGCACGGACCGCTCCGGGAAGCCGCGGTGCGGGCGCTCGGTGCGGCGCTGGGCCGGACGCTGCACGAGATCCACGCCGCGGGCCTGGTGCACCGGGACCTGAAGCCGTCGAACATCGTGCTGACCGCCGAGGGGCCCCGCGTCATCGACTTCGGGATCGCCCGGCCGGAGCACGGGCTCACCCTCACCACCACGGGGCAGGTGCCGGTCACGCCCGGGTACGGGCCGCCCGAGCAGGTGCTGGGGCAGCGCGTCGGCCCGGCCGCCGACGTGTTCGCGCTCGGTGCGGTGCTGACATGGGCGGCGACGGGCGAACGCGCCTTCACCGGGGAGCATGTGGCGGCGGTCCAGTACGAAGTGGTCCACGGACAGCCCCGGCTGGGCACGCTGCCGCCCGGCCTGCAGCCGCTGGTCGGGGCCTGCCTGGACAAGGCGGCCGGACGGCGTCCGGCGCCCGACCGGTTGGCCCGTGCCCTGGCACCTCCCCGGGGCGCGGACCGGGCGTGGCGGGAGGGGGCTCTCGGCGAGGACATCGCCGAGCGGGAACGTACAGCGCGCCGGCTGACAGCCCTGCCCGCCGACGAGCCGGCCGCCTCCGGCGGGCTGCCTGCCGGGAAGCCCTCGCGGCGCCGGCTGCTCACCGCGCTCGCGAGCGGCGGAGCCCTGCTGGCCGCGGGGGGCGCGGGCGCCTGGTACTGGCTCGGCGGTGACGAGGACGGCGAAGGGGAGGTGGAGGGGCCGCACCGATGGGATGCCGAGCCGCTGTCCGGGTACGAGAGCGGGAAGCCGCCCGACCCGCTCTGGGGGCCGTTCGCGGTCGCCGCCGAAGAGGGCCCGGATCCGCTGCCCGTAGCGGATGTGGTGGTCGTTGCGGGGAAGGGCGGGGGACTGCACGCCTACGACGTCCGCAACGGCCGCCGGCGCTGGAAGACCGGGAGCTCGGTGGCAGCCGGATCAGCCCGACTGCTCGTCTCGGCCGAGGAGCGGCCCACCATGCTGGGCGTCGGGGAAGCGGGCGAGGTCGTCGGGCTCGACCCGGAGGCGGAGGGCAGCCAGCGCTGGTCGGCTGACACCGGCGTCGCGACGCTGCTGGCGGCCGACGCGACGGCCGTCTACCTCGTCACCGGGAGCGGCAGGCTGCGCGCGGTGAGCCTCACCTCGCGCAAGGCGCTGTGGACGGTGCCGCTCCCCGTCGGCTCCACGGACGAGCGTGGGGCCCGAGCCGCGGTGGGGCGCGGACGGCTGGTCGTGCACGGCACGGATGGCAAGGTCGCCGGGGTCGACACCGCGAGCGGCCGCACCGTCTGGGGTCCGCGCAAGCAGAGCGAGGACGGCACCGCTCTCGTCCCCGCGATCGGTGGCAGCACTGTCTACCTCGGCGGCGATCGGCTCACCGCGCTCGCCCTCTCCGACGGCTCCGTGAAGTGGGCCGAGCCCGCCGGCGGCGACGGCGGGTGGGGCGCCCCCGCACTCCGGGGCAAGGTGCTGTACGCGTCGAACGAGACGGACTTGGAAGCCCGCGGTACAGCGGACGGCGCAGCGAAGTGGACGGTGACCCTCAACACCACGGCGCTCCCGCCCGAACCGCCGACGCTCCAGCGGCACACGGCCTGGCTCCCCCTGTACGAAGACGGCGCCGACGGCATCGCCGCGGTGGACACCCGCAACGGCGCACAGGCGTGGACCTTCGTACAGGGCGCCGCCGGTCCCTGGCAGACCGCCTCCGCGGGAAACCGCGTCTTCCTGCTGCAAGGCGGCACCGTGACCGCCATGCCGGTCTTCTGA